The following are encoded together in the Jaculus jaculus isolate mJacJac1 chromosome 3, mJacJac1.mat.Y.cur, whole genome shotgun sequence genome:
- the LOC123459415 gene encoding olfactory receptor 6C3-like — GLSDPKLIFVIFLFLFITYILSVTGNLTIITLTLVDSHLQIPMYFFLRNFSVLEITFTTVCVPRFLGTIISRDKTISYNDCTAQLFFLIFMGITEFYLLTAMSYDRYVAICKPLHYTTIMNKRVCLLLVSSAWLVGFLNIFPPVILFLHLDYCGSNIIDHFTCDYYPLLQLSCSDTWLLEVIGFYSAIVILLFTLALIILSYLFIIRTILKLPSASQRKKAFSTCSSHMIAISISYGSCIFMHANPSAKDRASLTKGVAILNTSVAPMMNPFIYTLRNQQVKKAFKDTVEKVMFFSGN, encoded by the exons ggtctctctgatccaaagctcatttt tgtgatcttcctctttctgtttatCACATACATATTAAGTGTCACTGGAAATTTGACCATCATCACTCTCACCTTGGTAGACTCCCATCTACAGAtccccatgtacttcttcctcaggAACTTCTCAGTTCTAGAAATAACCTTTACAACTGTCTGCGTCCCTAGGTTTCTAGGCACAATTATATCCAGAGACAAAACTATTTCCTACAATGACTGTACAGCTCAGTTGTTCTTCTTAATCTTCATGGGCATAACTGAATTTTACCTTCTAACAGCCATGTCCTATGACCGCTACGTGGCCATCTGCAAACCCCTGCATTACACAACCATCATGAACAAGAGAGTCTGCCTGTTGCTAGTCTCCTCGGCCTGGCTCGTGGGATTCTTAAACATCTTCCCACCCGTCATTCTTTTTCTTCACTTAGATTACTGTGGATCTAATATCATTGATCACTTCACCTGTGACTACTACCCCCTACTGCAGTTATCCTGCTCAGACACGTGGCTCCTGGAAGTGATTGGGTTTTACTCTGCAATAGTGATACTTCTGTTCACTTTAGCATTAATAATTCTCTCCTACTTGTTCATCATTAGGACTATTTTGAAACTCCCTTCAGCCAGTCAGAGAAAGAAGGCATTTTCCACATGCTCCTCTCACATGATTGCCATCTCTATCTCCTATGGAAGCTGTATTTTTATGCATGCTAATCCTTCTGCAAAGGACAGAGCATCATTGACCAAAGGAGTAGCTATTCTCAATACTTCTGTTGCTCCTATGATGAACCCATTTATATACACCCTGAGGAACCAGCAGGTGAAGAAAGCCTTTAAGGATACTGTGGAAAAGGTTATGTTTTTCTCTGGCAATTGA